Below is a genomic region from Citrobacter tructae.
AGTTTCCAGTTCTACTGCGCCTGTTTCCGGCTTGTTGATGAAGTAAGGAGACAGGTAGCCACGGTCAAACTGCATACCTTCAACCACGTCCAGTTCGTCCTGCAGACCGGTACCGTCTTCAACGGTGATCACGCCTTCTTTACCGACTTTGTCCATCGCTTCAGCGATCAGTTTACCTACGGTTTCGTCGGAGTTAGCGGAGATGGTACCAACCTGAGCAATCGCTTTAGAGTCGGAGCACGGTACGGACAGTGTTTTCAGTTCTTCAACCGCAGCAGCGACAGCTTTGTCGATACCACGTTTCAGATCCATCGGGTTCATACCCGCAGCAACGGCTTTCAGACCTTCAGTGATGATGGACTGAGCCAGTACGGTTGCAGTGGTAGTACCGTCACCTGCAGCGTCGTTCGCTTTAGAGGCAACTTCTTTTACCATCTGTGCGCCCATGTTTTCGAACTTGTCTTCCAGCTCGATTTCACGTGCTACGGAAACACCATCTTTAGTGATGGTCGGTGCACCGAAAGATTTATCCAGAACCACGTTACGGCCTTTTGGACCGAGGGTAACTTTCACTGCATCTGCCAGTACGTTCACGCCGCGCAGCATTTTCACACGAGCGTCGTTACCGAATTTTACGTCTTTAGCTGCCATTTTCTCTTTCCCTTAAATTCGTATGTTCAGTGTCGTTCGCGGATTAAGCTTCAACAATCGCCAGGATGTCGCTTTCAGACATGATCAACACTTCTTCATTGTCGATCTTCTCAGATTTAACACCGTAGCCATCGTTGAAAATGACGATGTCGCCAACTTTCACGTCCAGCGGCTGTACGGTACCGTTGTCCAGGATGCGGCCCTTACCGACAGCGATGATTTCGCCACGAGTTGATTTACCCGCTGCAGAACCGGTCAGTACGATGCCGCCAGCAGATTTGGATTCAACTTCTTTACGTTTGACGATCACACGATCATGTAACGGACGAATACTCATTGATAGCTCTCCTTTGAGAAAGTCTTTATCAGTTATGGGTGGCGCCGGCCCGTGAACGGTTTCCCGGCTAGTGACCAGAGAAATGGGGATGAGGTTTTACTCCTTCAAGGGGGCAAGCGAAAAAAAAAATTTATCAGGAGAAAATCCCGTCAAAACACCGACACACCTCACATTTCATAACGATTTCAGCCACGTCGTCATAAGCAAATCCGATTGTGATACCATCAAAAATCTGCGCTGTAACCCGATTAACGGGCGTAACCGGATAACAACTTATGAGTGGACTGAAGCAAGAGCTGGGACTGGCTCAGGGCATTGGCCTGTTGTCGACATCACTGTTAGGAACGGGTGTTTTTGCCGTCCCCGC
It encodes:
- a CDS encoding co-chaperone GroES; translated protein: MSIRPLHDRVIVKRKEVESKSAGGIVLTGSAAGKSTRGEIIAVGKGRILDNGTVQPLDVKVGDIVIFNDGYGVKSEKIDNEEVLIMSESDILAIVEA